The Diaminobutyricimonas aerilata nucleotide sequence ATCGTCTCCGGCAGCTCGCCGTCGAGCAGGGTCGACACCTGGGTGGGTTCGGCCGCCTCGAGGAACTCGAACGGGTTGCCGGCCATGGTCGAGGTGAGTCGGTCGAGCAGGCCCGCCGCGCGTTCGCTGCCGAACGACGCCTCGAGCAGTCCCGCGGCGACGTCACGGCCGCCGCGTGCCTGGCGCCGGCCGGAGAGCGCGCGTTCGTGGAACTCGGTGAGCGCGGCTTCCGCGGTCTCGACGTCGACCCGTCGCAGTCGCACGATCTCGGCGGTGATCTCCTCCGCCTCGCTCTCGGTGAACTGGCGCATCACCTCGGCCGCGCGGTCCTGGCTCATCTGCATGAGCACGAGGGCGGCCTTCTGGGTGCCGTTCAGCGCGGCGGTGCGGTCGCTCATACCGGCTGCCGGTCGTCCATGAGGTTGCGCAGGAACTCGGCGGTGCGCTCCGGACTCGCGCTCGCGAGCGCGTCGACGTCGGCGCGCACGCGGTCGATCGGTGTGGGCTCGAGCACGAGCGCCTCGGTCGGCGCGGTCGGCAGGGTCGGCATCGGCAGGGTGATGCCGGCGCTCTCGAGCTGCGCGGTCGTGTCGTCGACGAGCGGGTCGAGGGCGCCCGCGTCGAGCGGACCGAGGTCGGTCGCACGGCGCCGGGCCCGGCGCACGATCGCGATCACGGTGATGAGCAGCAGGATCGCGCCGAGCACGACGATGCCGGTGGTGATGAGGCTCGTGGTGGCCGCGCGCTCCTCCGCGGCTCGTTCCTCGGCGAGCGCGGCGGCGGCCTCGTCGGCGCCGGCGGTGGTGAACGGCACCGACTCGACGGTGACCGCGTCGCCGCGCTGGATGTCGATGCCCGCCGCGGCGACGACGAGATCCTGGATGCTCGCGGCGCTCACCCCGTCGAGCGCCTCTTCGTTGAGTGCGACGGAGACGGTCTGCCGGTCGATCGCTCCGGCGGGGATGTTGCGGGTCTCGGTCACCTTGTTGACCGCGTTGTTGCGGGTGGCGGAGTCGGAGGTGAACTCACCCTGCCCGTCGGCCCCGCCGGGCACGGCGATGTTGTCGGGTCCGAGCACCCCGGTCGCGCCGCCTCCCGCGCCGCCCGCGTAGTTCTCGCTCGTGGTCGACTCGTTGAGCACCGGGGCACCCTCCGGGGTCGTGAAGGTCTCCTCGACGCGTTGCGCGGTCTCGGCGCTCATGTCGGCCGTGACGACGACGGTCGCGTTGCCGGATCCGACGACCCGGTCGAGCATCGACTGCACCGACTCCTGCACCCGCTTCTCGTAGTCGCTCGCCTGCTGCGCCGCACCGCCCGCGGCGCCGACACCGACGGAGGAGAGCACCGTGCCCTCCGCGTCGACGACGGCGACGTTGTCGGGGTCGAGCCGGTCGACCGATGCCGAGGTGAGGTGCACGATCGCCTGCACCTGCTCGCTCGTGAGCGTGACGCCGCGCTCCGTGTCGACGAACACCGAGGCGGTGGGATCGGCTGCCTCCTCGACGAAGACCGTCTCCTCCGGGATGGCGAGCCGCACCGACGCGGTGCTCACGCCCTCGAGCGCCTCGATCGTGGTCGCGAGCTCGCCCTCGAGCGCCCGCTTGTAGGTGACCGACTGCTGGAACTCGCTCGAGGTGACACCCATCGAGTCGAGCAGCGCGTAGCCGCCCGTGTCGGCGCTGGGCAGCCCGGCCGACGCGGCCTGGAGGCGTTCCTGGTCGACCCGGTCGGCGGGCACCATGATCGTCGAGCCGCCGTCGGTGAGTTCGTACGGCACCCCGTCGGTGCGCAGCTGGTCGACGATCTCGCTCGCGTCGGAGGCGGCGAGACCGGAGAACAGGGGCGCGAACGCGGGGCGGGTGAGCCACGTGCCGAGCGCGATCCCGCCGAGTACGACCGCCGCGAGTCCGATGAGCGCGATGGTGCGCTGGGCGACGGTGAACTCACGCACCGCGTGGGCGAGCCGGCGGAAGACGCCGGTGACCTGCGCGGGCATCAGGCCTGCATCCGCATGATCTCGTTGAATGCCTCGACGCCCTTGTTGCGCACGGTGGCGACGAGTTCGAGGGTGACGGCAGAGCGCGTCGCGGCAATGGTCGCGTCGTGGATGTCGGTGAGGTCACCGGTCACGGCCTGCACGGCGAGCCGGTTGGATGCGGCCTGTTGGGCCTGCACCTCGTCGATCGCGCCGGCGAGCACGGCGCCGAAGTCCGGACCCGAGGTCGCTTGGGTGCCGCGCGTCGGCTGCACCGAGGTGACGGCGGCGGAGACGGCGGAGACGGCGTCGATGGGCATCAGGACCTCCCGATCTGCAGGGCGGCGAGGTAGGTCTCGCGGGCGCGGTCGACGACCGCGGCGTTCGCCTGGTATCCGCGCTGGGCGGTGATGAGCTGACCCATCTGCGCCGACATGTCGATGTCGGGGTAGCGCACGTAGCCCTCGGCGTCGGCGAGCGGGTGATCCGGTTCGTAGACGAGACGACCGGCGGCGTCGCCGTACGCGGCGCCGCTCACGTAGACGCCGCTCGTGCCCTCGCCTTCGGTGGCGATGACGTAGCGGGCGCGGAACGCCTCGTCGGCGCTCGCCCGCACGGTGTTGACGTTGGCGAGGTTGTCCGACACGGCGTCCAGCCATTTGCGGTGCACGGTGAGCGCCGTGCCGGCGATTCCGATGGCGTCGAAGGTCATCCGTTGCTCCTCATCGCGGTGCGGACGCTCGTGAACGATCCCTCGACCGCGCGGGCGGCGAACTGGTACCGCAGCACGGTGTCGATGTTCGAGAGCGTCTCGGTGTCGAGGTTGACGTTGTTGCCGTCGAGCCGGGTGGGCTCGAGCGACCGCTGGGTCGTGGGGGCGACGTCGCCGTCGCCGGCGCGCACCGACCGCGCGAGCGCGTCTTCGAACGCGACGCGCTTGGCGCGGTAGTTCGGGGTGTTGACGTTCGCGATGTTGTTCGCGATGGCGCGCTGACGCTCGGCGAGCCCGTCGAGGGCGCTCGTCAGCGCGGAGAGAGTGATCGAATCGAACACGAAGAAGCCCGTCCCAGTACGGTTTCCGGTCGGCCGATCCTTGGCCTGCTCGTCGAGCGATCCCTGCTCGCCGAGTGCTATCGACGAGGCGGTGGAGGCCGTTAGGAGGTGAGGGGGTTTCGCCCCGAACGGGGGGTCAGCCGCTCGTGTCGAGGTACACGGAGGCGCGCTCGTCGGTGGGCACGGCGCGCACGGCGGCGAGCTCCGCCGCGACGGACGAGCGCCGACCGGC carries:
- the flgB gene encoding flagellar basal body rod protein FlgB, which translates into the protein MFDSITLSALTSALDGLAERQRAIANNIANVNTPNYRAKRVAFEDALARSVRAGDGDVAPTTQRSLEPTRLDGNNVNLDTETLSNIDTVLRYQFAARAVEGSFTSVRTAMRSNG
- a CDS encoding flagellar basal body rod protein FlgC: MTFDAIGIAGTALTVHRKWLDAVSDNLANVNTVRASADEAFRARYVIATEGEGTSGVYVSGAAYGDAAGRLVYEPDHPLADAEGYVRYPDIDMSAQMGQLITAQRGYQANAAVVDRARETYLAALQIGRS
- the fliE gene encoding flagellar hook-basal body complex protein FliE codes for the protein MPIDAVSAVSAAVTSVQPTRGTQATSGPDFGAVLAGAIDEVQAQQAASNRLAVQAVTGDLTDIHDATIAATRSAVTLELVATVRNKGVEAFNEIMRMQA
- the fliF gene encoding flagellar basal-body MS-ring/collar protein FliF yields the protein MPAQVTGVFRRLAHAVREFTVAQRTIALIGLAAVVLGGIALGTWLTRPAFAPLFSGLAASDASEIVDQLRTDGVPYELTDGGSTIMVPADRVDQERLQAASAGLPSADTGGYALLDSMGVTSSEFQQSVTYKRALEGELATTIEALEGVSTASVRLAIPEETVFVEEAADPTASVFVDTERGVTLTSEQVQAIVHLTSASVDRLDPDNVAVVDAEGTVLSSVGVGAAGGAAQQASDYEKRVQESVQSMLDRVVGSGNATVVVTADMSAETAQRVEETFTTPEGAPVLNESTTSENYAGGAGGGATGVLGPDNIAVPGGADGQGEFTSDSATRNNAVNKVTETRNIPAGAIDRQTVSVALNEEALDGVSAASIQDLVVAAAGIDIQRGDAVTVESVPFTTAGADEAAAALAEERAAEERAATTSLITTGIVVLGAILLLITVIAIVRRARRRATDLGPLDAGALDPLVDDTTAQLESAGITLPMPTLPTAPTEALVLEPTPIDRVRADVDALASASPERTAEFLRNLMDDRQPV